In one Rhodococcus sp. B50 genomic region, the following are encoded:
- a CDS encoding DUF501 domain-containing protein yields MTDPVTQEDLDAVAAQLGREPRGVLAIAYRCPDGAPGVVKTAPKLSDGTPFPTLYYLTDPRLTAEASRQESAGVMREMTERLGTDEELAAAYLRAHESYLAERDAIESLGTDFTGGGMPERVKCLHVLIAHSLAKGPGVNPLGDESVALAADAGLRGTAIPADWPTYAELRGEEQ; encoded by the coding sequence GTGACCGATCCAGTCACGCAAGAAGACCTCGACGCCGTCGCCGCCCAGCTCGGGCGCGAACCCCGCGGGGTCCTGGCCATCGCCTACCGTTGCCCCGACGGTGCGCCCGGAGTGGTGAAGACCGCGCCCAAGTTGTCCGACGGCACGCCCTTCCCGACGCTCTATTACCTCACCGACCCGCGCCTCACGGCCGAGGCGAGCCGGCAGGAATCCGCCGGGGTCATGAGGGAGATGACCGAGCGTCTCGGTACCGACGAGGAGCTGGCCGCCGCCTACCTGCGCGCTCACGAGTCGTATCTGGCCGAACGCGACGCGATCGAGTCGCTCGGCACCGACTTCACCGGCGGTGGCATGCCCGAGCGCGTCAAGTGCCTGCACGTGCTGATCGCGCACTCGCTGGCCAAGGGACCGGGCGTCAATCCGCTCGGCGACGAATCCGTCGCACTCGCCGCCGATGCGGGTCTGCGTGGCACAGCGATTCCCGCCGACTGGCCCACCTACGCCGAATTGCGCGGAGAAGAACAGTGA
- a CDS encoding cold-shock protein has translation MAEGIVKWFNADKGFGFIAPEDGSADVFAHYSEIQSGGYRSLDENQRVRFEIGQGAKGPQATGITVI, from the coding sequence ATGGCAGAGGGAATCGTGAAGTGGTTCAACGCCGACAAGGGATTCGGCTTCATCGCTCCCGAGGACGGCAGCGCTGACGTGTTCGCGCACTACTCGGAGATCCAGTCGGGCGGCTACCGCAGCCTCGACGAGAACCAGCGCGTGCGTTTCGAGATCGGTCAGGGTGCCAAGGGTCCCCAGGCCACCGGAATCACCGTGATCTGA
- a CDS encoding FtsB family cell division protein, which translates to MSQRGRSRPGARRTRTEGVSGVRRPGRARPAGSTAPAEHSVENAGARPAGREDPVHSSPGRGRPGGSGRARPTRVGAPRDSRRPRTERTVLGLSTGRAVVLALVVCGLALTLAVPLRTYVSQRSEAEQLAAERVQLEQEIAALEEQKARMEDPAWVRAQARERLRFVVPGDIPYQVQLPGDAPAEREEREPERPTTGAWYSDLWLSVSEPAPEPEPEPVPQQMPVAPPEPGDVPG; encoded by the coding sequence ATGAGTCAGCGCGGTAGATCCCGTCCCGGCGCGAGGCGCACCCGCACCGAGGGTGTGTCCGGCGTCCGGCGTCCGGGCCGGGCCCGGCCCGCGGGATCTACCGCCCCGGCCGAGCACTCGGTCGAGAACGCGGGTGCGCGGCCTGCCGGCCGTGAGGATCCCGTTCATTCGTCGCCCGGTCGCGGCCGGCCGGGTGGTTCGGGGCGAGCCCGGCCCACCCGGGTCGGCGCGCCCCGCGACTCCCGTCGTCCCCGCACCGAACGCACCGTCCTGGGCCTGTCCACCGGCCGCGCCGTGGTACTCGCCCTCGTCGTGTGCGGTCTTGCCCTCACCCTCGCGGTGCCGCTGCGTACCTACGTGAGCCAGCGTTCCGAAGCCGAGCAGCTCGCGGCCGAACGCGTGCAGCTCGAACAGGAGATCGCGGCCCTCGAGGAGCAGAAGGCCCGCATGGAGGACCCGGCCTGGGTCCGCGCCCAGGCCCGCGAGCGACTGCGGTTCGTCGTCCCCGGCGACATTCCCTACCAGGTACAACTCCCGGGCGACGCCCCGGCCGAACGCGAAGAACGCGAACCCGAGCGGCCGACGACCGGCGCCTGGTACAGCGACCTGTGGTTGTCGGTGTCCGAACCGGCGCCCGAACCCGAGCCCGAACCCGTGCCGCAGCAGATGCCTGTGGCGCCCCCAGAACCAGGAGATGTCCCCGGGTGA
- a CDS encoding GNAT family N-acetyltransferase, producing MRIEPYAAERRSDVLDLSIRAWRPVFESYRPAVPAFVYDSFYPNGWEARQIDDLGRVLDDEPESVHLAVEDDEVLGWVSVRVHPEDSMGEIHVLAVDPRHQRKGVATALMNHADRLVRDAGMTMMMVETGGDPGHAGARAVYEGAGYERWPVARYFKNLAPRRGGGQS from the coding sequence ATGAGGATCGAACCATATGCGGCCGAACGACGAAGCGACGTCCTCGATCTCTCCATCCGGGCGTGGCGTCCCGTCTTCGAGTCGTACCGACCCGCCGTCCCGGCCTTCGTCTACGACTCCTTCTATCCGAACGGCTGGGAGGCTCGGCAGATCGACGATCTCGGCAGGGTCCTCGACGACGAACCGGAGTCGGTCCACCTTGCCGTCGAGGACGACGAGGTGCTCGGCTGGGTGTCGGTGCGCGTGCACCCCGAGGACAGCATGGGCGAGATCCACGTACTGGCCGTCGACCCCCGTCATCAACGGAAAGGCGTGGCGACGGCCTTGATGAACCACGCCGACCGACTCGTCCGCGACGCCGGAATGACGATGATGATGGTCGAGACGGGCGGCGATCCCGGACATGCCGGCGCGCGTGCCGTCTACGAGGGTGCCGGATACGAACGGTGGCCCGTCGCACGGTACTTCAAGAATCTCGCGCCCCGGCGCGGTGGTGGACAGTCGTGA
- the eno gene encoding phosphopyruvate hydratase, translating into MAIIEQVGAREILDSRGNPTVEVEVLLEDGSFARAAVPSGASTGEHEAVELRDGGERYLGKGVEKAVEAVLAEIAPAIIGLDATEQRTVDQALLDADGTPDKGRLGANALLGASLAVAKAGAESSGLELFRYVGGPNAHILPVPMMNILNGGAHADTGVDVQEFMVAPIGAPTFKESLRWGAEVYHSLKSVLKSKGLATGLGDEGGFAPDVAGTKAALDLISEAIAKTGLKLGSDVALALDVAATEFYTEGTGYKFEGQNRTAAEMGAFYADLLGQYPLVSIEDPLSEDDWEGWVALTEAIGDKIQLVGDDLFVTNPERLEDGIVRGAANALLVKVNQIGTLTETLDAVDLAHRNGYKTMMSHRSGETEDTTIADLAVAVGSGQIKTGAPARSERVAKYNQLLRIEESLGDVARYAGELAFPRFSVEG; encoded by the coding sequence GTGGCCATCATTGAGCAGGTAGGAGCCCGCGAAATCCTCGACTCCCGTGGCAACCCCACGGTCGAGGTCGAGGTGCTGCTCGAGGACGGAAGTTTCGCCCGCGCTGCAGTCCCGTCGGGCGCCTCCACCGGCGAGCACGAGGCCGTGGAGCTGCGTGACGGCGGCGAGCGTTACCTCGGCAAGGGCGTCGAGAAGGCCGTCGAGGCCGTCCTCGCGGAGATCGCCCCGGCCATCATCGGCCTCGACGCCACCGAGCAGCGCACCGTCGACCAGGCGCTCCTCGATGCCGACGGCACCCCCGACAAGGGCCGCCTCGGCGCGAACGCCCTCCTCGGCGCGTCGCTCGCCGTCGCGAAGGCCGGCGCGGAGTCGTCCGGGCTCGAGCTGTTCCGCTACGTCGGCGGCCCGAACGCCCACATCCTCCCCGTTCCGATGATGAACATCCTCAACGGTGGTGCCCACGCCGACACCGGCGTCGACGTCCAGGAGTTCATGGTCGCGCCGATCGGTGCCCCGACCTTCAAGGAATCCCTCCGCTGGGGTGCCGAGGTCTACCACTCCCTCAAGTCCGTGCTCAAGAGCAAGGGGCTGGCCACCGGCCTCGGCGACGAGGGCGGTTTCGCCCCCGACGTCGCGGGCACCAAGGCCGCGCTCGACCTGATCAGCGAGGCCATCGCCAAGACCGGCCTGAAGCTGGGCAGCGATGTCGCGCTCGCTCTGGACGTCGCGGCCACCGAGTTCTACACCGAGGGCACCGGCTACAAGTTCGAGGGCCAGAACCGGACGGCGGCCGAGATGGGCGCCTTCTACGCCGACCTGCTCGGTCAGTACCCGCTGGTCTCCATCGAGGATCCGCTCAGCGAGGACGACTGGGAGGGCTGGGTCGCGCTCACCGAGGCGATCGGCGACAAGATCCAGCTCGTCGGCGACGACCTGTTCGTCACCAACCCGGAGCGCCTCGAGGACGGCATCGTCCGTGGCGCCGCGAACGCGCTGCTCGTGAAGGTCAACCAGATCGGCACCCTCACCGAGACCCTCGACGCCGTCGACCTCGCGCACCGCAACGGCTACAAGACGATGATGAGCCACCGGTCCGGGGAGACCGAGGACACCACCATCGCCGATCTCGCCGTCGCCGTCGGCAGCGGACAGATCAAGACCGGCGCGCCCGCCCGTTCCGAGCGTGTCGCGAAGTACAACCAGCTGCTGCGCATCGAGGAGTCCCTCGGTGACGTCGCTCGCTACGCCGGCGAGCTCGCCTTCCCGCGGTTCTCCGTCGAGGGCTGA
- a CDS encoding Ppx/GppA phosphatase family protein produces MRVAGIDCGTNSIRLLIADVAEDGTLTDVTRLMKVVRLGQGVDATGRLAPEAIERTRVALVEYADLIRETGATAVRMVATSATRDASNREEFFAMTREVLGAVIPGAEAEVITGDEEARLSFAGAVGELESARGPFVVVDLGGGSTEVVLGDADGVHAAYSTDIGCVRLTERCLHDDPPTAEQVAAARQVAEEKIREALERVPVERAHTWVGVAGTMTTLAALALELDEYDSEKIHLSSVPFDRLREVCDGLVAATREKRAALGPMHPGRVDVIGGGSIITTVLAEELGRRAGITELVVSEHDILDGIALSVAR; encoded by the coding sequence GTGAGAGTCGCGGGAATCGACTGCGGCACCAACTCCATTCGTCTGCTGATCGCCGACGTCGCGGAGGACGGCACCCTCACCGACGTCACCCGCCTCATGAAGGTCGTGCGCCTCGGCCAGGGAGTGGACGCCACCGGACGTCTCGCGCCCGAAGCGATCGAACGCACGCGGGTCGCGCTGGTGGAGTACGCCGACCTCATCCGCGAGACCGGCGCCACCGCGGTCCGCATGGTCGCGACCTCGGCCACGCGCGACGCGAGCAACCGCGAGGAGTTCTTCGCGATGACCCGCGAGGTGCTCGGTGCCGTGATCCCCGGCGCCGAGGCCGAGGTCATCACCGGTGACGAGGAAGCACGTCTGTCCTTCGCCGGTGCGGTCGGCGAACTCGAGTCCGCGCGTGGACCTTTCGTCGTCGTGGATCTCGGTGGCGGGTCCACCGAGGTCGTGCTCGGCGACGCCGACGGAGTGCACGCGGCCTACTCCACCGACATCGGCTGTGTGCGGCTGACCGAACGGTGCCTGCACGACGATCCGCCGACCGCCGAGCAGGTCGCTGCGGCACGGCAGGTCGCGGAGGAGAAGATCCGCGAAGCACTGGAGCGTGTGCCGGTCGAGCGGGCCCACACCTGGGTGGGTGTCGCCGGCACCATGACCACCCTCGCCGCGCTCGCCCTCGAACTCGACGAATACGACTCGGAGAAGATCCACCTGTCGTCGGTGCCGTTCGACCGCCTGCGCGAGGTGTGCGACGGTCTCGTCGCCGCGACTCGTGAGAAGCGAGCGGCGCTCGGTCCCATGCATCCCGGCCGCGTCGACGTCATCGGTGGTGGCTCGATCATCACAACCGTCCTCGCCGAGGAACTGGGGCGTCGTGCAGGCATCACCGAACTGGTTGTGAGTGAACACGACATCCTCGACGGCATCGCCCTGTCCGTCGCCCGCTAG
- a CDS encoding lipase family protein: MRFTTSRPLAGRLASAVAVMALAATPGLVATPSAHAEGVVYPASLSDSFYNTPDDIADRQPGDVLATRVVPAPLGFPATDAVQLKFRSTNSTGEPISAVTTVLSPQGGAPGRPLVSYQAIINALGLECAPSAALYAPNPLRGIRESPGLLIAIQRGWSLAVPDHLGPNSAYGAARVGAQITLDGIRAAQRYIPLGLADSPVGIAGYSGGGMATAMAAALAPTYAPELPIVGAAYGGVPMDIGEMANELGGSAHPAFGLAMAAALGLEREYPERMPITEQLNGTGQELRDRIANACTNEILLAGAGRSMADVADAAVGLALLDSPAVREVLMENSVENVPTVPNAPVYEWHSPTDVLIPLDAISTTLRRYCDAGVPVKSELVPSPDHITAAVIGLPGALDFLDGRFAGTAPSSNCGTI; this comes from the coding sequence ATGCGCTTCACGACCTCACGACCACTGGCCGGGCGACTCGCCTCCGCGGTAGCCGTCATGGCTCTCGCAGCGACACCGGGCCTGGTGGCCACGCCCTCCGCACATGCCGAGGGCGTCGTCTATCCGGCGTCCCTGAGCGACTCCTTCTACAACACCCCGGACGACATCGCCGACCGGCAACCCGGTGATGTCCTCGCCACCCGCGTCGTTCCGGCCCCTCTCGGGTTCCCCGCCACCGATGCCGTCCAGCTGAAGTTCCGGTCGACGAACTCCACCGGCGAGCCGATCTCCGCCGTGACGACCGTGCTGTCACCCCAGGGCGGCGCGCCGGGTCGCCCGCTCGTCTCCTACCAGGCGATCATCAATGCGCTCGGGCTCGAGTGCGCCCCGTCGGCCGCGCTGTACGCGCCGAACCCGCTACGAGGGATCCGGGAGTCCCCCGGTCTGCTCATCGCGATCCAGCGCGGCTGGTCGCTGGCCGTGCCCGACCATCTCGGACCGAACAGCGCCTACGGCGCCGCACGAGTGGGCGCGCAGATCACGCTCGACGGCATCCGGGCCGCGCAACGTTACATCCCGCTCGGACTCGCCGACAGCCCCGTCGGCATCGCCGGCTATTCCGGCGGTGGGATGGCGACGGCGATGGCCGCGGCACTCGCCCCGACCTACGCGCCGGAACTCCCGATCGTGGGCGCCGCCTACGGTGGTGTGCCGATGGACATCGGCGAGATGGCGAACGAACTCGGAGGATCCGCGCATCCGGCCTTCGGACTGGCGATGGCGGCCGCGCTCGGACTCGAACGTGAGTATCCCGAGCGCATGCCGATCACGGAGCAGCTCAACGGGACGGGGCAGGAACTGCGCGACCGGATCGCCAACGCCTGTACCAACGAGATCCTGCTCGCCGGTGCCGGTCGCAGCATGGCCGACGTCGCCGATGCCGCGGTGGGCCTGGCTCTGCTCGACAGCCCCGCCGTTCGGGAGGTGCTGATGGAGAACAGCGTCGAGAACGTACCGACGGTGCCGAATGCCCCGGTGTACGAGTGGCATTCCCCGACCGATGTGCTCATCCCCCTCGATGCGATCTCCACGACCCTACGCAGGTACTGCGACGCCGGAGTGCCGGTGAAGTCCGAACTGGTTCCGAGCCCCGACCACATCACCGCCGCCGTGATCGGTCTGCCGGGTGCGCTCGACTTCCTCGACGGCCGGTTCGCCGGCACTGCACCGTCGTCGAACTGCGGGACGATCTGA